The following proteins are encoded in a genomic region of Acetobacter oryzoeni:
- a CDS encoding class I fructose-bisphosphate aldolase has protein sequence MTLTPKVKAILDQYESDNPGTKMNLARLLNAGKLGGTGKLVILPVDQGFEHGPARSFAANPAAYDPHYHFELAIEAGLSGYAAPLGMLECGAATYAGEIPLILKCNSSNSLATEKDQAVTGTVSDALRLGCSGIGFTIYPGSEYCFEQMEELRELAAEAKAAGLAVIVWSYPRGPVLDKKAETAVDVCAYAAHMAALTGAHIIKVKPPTDVVALDANKPVYEQNKIDVATLAARVQHVVQSCFAGRRIVIFSGGAHTSTDELLQTIQGIQDGGGFGSIIGRNVFQRPKAEALALLDKITTIFKG, from the coding sequence ATGACACTTACCCCCAAGGTTAAGGCTATTCTCGACCAGTACGAGAGCGATAATCCCGGCACCAAGATGAATCTGGCGCGGCTGCTTAACGCAGGTAAGCTGGGTGGCACGGGTAAGCTGGTGATTCTGCCGGTTGATCAGGGGTTTGAGCATGGCCCGGCCCGTTCCTTTGCAGCCAATCCGGCAGCGTATGATCCGCATTATCACTTTGAACTGGCTATTGAAGCTGGCCTGAGCGGCTATGCAGCCCCTCTGGGCATGCTGGAATGCGGCGCAGCAACATATGCTGGCGAAATTCCGCTGATTCTGAAGTGCAACAGTTCCAACAGCCTTGCGACAGAAAAAGATCAGGCTGTAACGGGCACAGTGTCTGATGCGCTGCGTCTGGGCTGCTCCGGTATTGGTTTCACCATCTATCCGGGTTCCGAGTACTGCTTCGAGCAGATGGAAGAGCTGCGTGAACTGGCAGCAGAAGCCAAAGCTGCCGGTCTGGCCGTTATTGTATGGAGCTACCCACGTGGCCCCGTGCTGGACAAAAAGGCTGAAACCGCAGTGGATGTATGCGCTTATGCCGCACATATGGCTGCGCTGACGGGCGCGCATATCATCAAGGTAAAGCCGCCGACGGATGTGGTGGCGTTGGATGCCAACAAGCCCGTGTATGAGCAGAACAAGATTGACGTTGCCACTCTGGCTGCCCGCGTGCAGCATGTGGTGCAGTCCTGCTTTGCTGGCCGCCGTATCGTGATCTTCTCTGGTGGTGCGCATACCAGCACGGATGAACTGCTGCAGACCATTCAGGGTATTCAGGATGGTGGCGGCTTCGGTTCCATTATCGGCCGTAACGTGTTCCAGCGTCCGAAGGCAGAAGCTCTGGCTCTGCTGGACAAAATCACCACCATTTTCAAAGGCTAA
- a CDS encoding 5-formyltetrahydrofolate cyclo-ligase yields MVAPHISSPQGDSPAVAARKKELRQHCMATLKARDEALDSGILTHLHTMLYPQLPAVVAGVWPLPHEVNLCPLCHILVDAGATMVLPETPPRGQPLIFRRWTPDTPMMQGRFGTEFPAGPVLQPAIILVPLLGFDRTGNRLGYGGGYYDRTLAALPDALSIGYAPSCQELDSLPTGPYDRPLSCIVTEKEILRFD; encoded by the coding sequence ATGGTGGCTCCGCACATTTCTTCCCCTCAAGGTGATTCGCCTGCTGTTGCCGCGCGCAAAAAAGAATTGCGCCAGCACTGCATGGCCACGCTAAAGGCGCGTGATGAGGCGCTGGACAGCGGTATTCTCACCCATTTGCATACAATGCTGTACCCGCAGTTGCCTGCCGTTGTGGCTGGCGTGTGGCCACTGCCGCATGAAGTAAACTTATGCCCACTGTGCCACATATTGGTGGATGCAGGTGCAACCATGGTGCTGCCTGAAACACCCCCACGTGGGCAGCCGCTTATTTTTCGGCGCTGGACACCCGATACCCCCATGATGCAAGGCCGTTTTGGCACAGAATTTCCCGCAGGGCCTGTGCTGCAACCCGCCATCATATTGGTGCCTTTGCTGGGGTTTGACCGCACAGGCAACCGGCTAGGATATGGCGGCGGATATTATGATCGCACTCTGGCCGCCCTGCCCGATGCGCTCAGCATTGGATACGCACCCTCCTGCCAAGAATTAGACAGTCTGCCTACTGGCCCGTATGACAGGCCACTTTCCTGTATTGTGACTGAAAAGGAGATTCTCCGTTTTGACTAA
- the epmA gene encoding EF-P lysine aminoacylase EpmA, with translation MSDSATVQPDPGMKDPDHILDRLPFLLRRNLVLRGTRAFLEARGCVEVETPYAVPTPGEEVHLQPFHTVQEAPDGVQQNLFLHTSPEFAMKRIVAATGLPVFQFARVWRNGEGSHLHAPEFTMLEWYQPNMTLDGLMDETEALLQAVLPPILHHSGHSLNISGPFERLTMQEAFHRHAGIDLLPTEGNAQALAKAAGCTLRDGETWEDLFFRLLMERIEPAIGRTRPTFLTHWPASQAALARKSPQDPRVALRFELYAAGMELANAFEELTDATEQRSRFEADRHQRKTLYPDRPEWPVDEKLLSALPHMPTCSGIALGFDRLVMLACGTTRIQNVLWING, from the coding sequence ATGTCAGACTCTGCAACTGTTCAGCCTGATCCGGGTATGAAAGACCCCGATCATATTCTTGACCGGCTTCCTTTTCTGCTGCGCCGTAATCTGGTTTTGCGCGGGACACGTGCCTTTCTGGAAGCGCGTGGTTGTGTGGAAGTGGAAACGCCTTACGCCGTGCCTACACCGGGGGAGGAGGTACACCTCCAACCTTTTCATACAGTGCAGGAAGCACCTGATGGCGTGCAACAAAACCTGTTCCTGCACACCAGCCCGGAATTTGCCATGAAGCGTATTGTGGCGGCTACCGGATTGCCTGTTTTTCAGTTTGCGCGTGTCTGGCGAAATGGCGAGGGCAGCCACCTGCATGCTCCAGAATTTACCATGCTGGAATGGTATCAACCCAACATGACGCTGGATGGGCTGATGGATGAAACCGAAGCCCTTTTGCAAGCCGTATTGCCGCCGATTCTCCACCATTCTGGCCATAGCCTGAACATATCCGGCCCGTTTGAGCGGCTGACCATGCAAGAAGCCTTCCATCGCCATGCCGGTATCGACCTTCTGCCAACAGAAGGAAATGCGCAGGCTTTGGCAAAAGCAGCGGGCTGCACTTTGCGTGATGGTGAAACGTGGGAGGACCTGTTCTTCCGCCTGCTGATGGAGCGCATAGAACCCGCTATTGGCCGCACACGCCCAACTTTTCTAACCCACTGGCCCGCCAGCCAAGCCGCACTGGCGCGCAAAAGCCCGCAAGACCCCCGTGTGGCTCTACGGTTTGAACTTTATGCCGCAGGCATGGAGTTAGCGAACGCTTTTGAAGAACTGACAGACGCCACAGAACAACGCTCCCGTTTTGAGGCCGACCGCCACCAGCGCAAAACCCTCTACCCCGACCGGCCCGAATGGCCCGTAGATGAAAAACTGCTCAGCGCCCTGCCCCATATGCCCACCTGTTCTGGCATTGCATTGGGGTTTGATAGGTTAGTTATGCTGGCTTGCGGCACAACACGTATACAGAACGTCTTGTGGATAAACGGTTAG
- a CDS encoding fasciclin domain-containing protein → MHLKRVLYRTAFNPRALAPAAIGIAALALAGCTQSRARQDTYKVANSTCSYMMPTVSGTRTYMPAQQTQQLGREPKSAPDSQIAYPNPETPAFCDRPLSDTLPSSLEMADYTHLLNTTGLLATLQRSGPFTVFGIPNSALETYDAQTGNKLTNPDNTAVIKEILSYTIVKGRWPLAKIKQAALASPTQSVGLPTLNGQLLSAWVDGPSGQVVIGNGQGMTSHLWVTGIPQSNGVLYFTQDLVLPPVAQQNAGASTSASAVSVAPANPLPTAQAQAQAQAQAQAQAQAQAQAQASTIAARTQPATASYSSRKENLTTPPVLQLP, encoded by the coding sequence ATGCACCTTAAGCGTGTTCTGTACAGAACAGCCTTTAACCCACGTGCGCTTGCACCCGCTGCCATAGGCATTGCAGCCTTGGCCCTTGCCGGTTGCACACAAAGCCGCGCACGGCAGGATACGTATAAGGTTGCCAATTCAACCTGTTCGTACATGATGCCAACAGTTTCGGGCACACGTACCTACATGCCTGCCCAACAAACCCAGCAACTGGGAAGAGAGCCAAAAAGCGCTCCCGACAGTCAGATTGCTTACCCCAACCCAGAAACTCCGGCTTTTTGTGACCGCCCCTTGTCGGACACCCTCCCAAGTTCTTTGGAAATGGCAGATTATACTCATCTGCTGAATACAACAGGCCTGCTTGCCACCTTGCAGCGCAGTGGACCGTTTACAGTTTTCGGTATCCCCAATTCTGCGCTGGAAACCTATGATGCCCAGACAGGCAACAAGCTGACAAACCCGGACAATACGGCAGTTATCAAGGAAATTCTGTCCTATACCATTGTCAAAGGGCGTTGGCCGCTGGCCAAAATCAAGCAGGCTGCTCTGGCCTCGCCCACTCAATCTGTCGGACTACCAACCCTGAATGGCCAGTTGCTTTCAGCGTGGGTGGATGGGCCTTCTGGCCAAGTGGTTATAGGCAACGGGCAAGGCATGACATCCCACCTATGGGTTACGGGCATTCCGCAATCTAACGGTGTGCTGTACTTCACGCAGGATCTTGTTCTTCCACCTGTTGCGCAACAAAATGCAGGTGCCAGCACATCTGCTTCTGCGGTCTCTGTAGCTCCAGCCAACCCACTGCCCACAGCACAGGCACAGGCACAGGCACAGGCACAGGCACAGGCACAGGCACAGGCACAGGCACAGGCACAGGCCAGCACGATTGCCGCGCGCACGCAACCGGCTACAGCCTCCTACTCCTCTCGCAAGGAAAACCTGACAACGCCGCCTGTTTTACAGCTGCCCTGA
- a CDS encoding thiamine phosphate synthase codes for MSDLYLVTPAVSDAQAFLPVLEAGLAHHQPAALLLRLADMPASTARQAVLLLKPVIQARDIALMLENAPTLAQETGCDGVHLSASYTAASVKDVRRIIGPDLQLGVAVGESRDAAMCAGEDGADYICFGAEDGASLETVSALTRWWSLMMELPVVAQAQTPADLAVLNASGADFVMPSKQWWQQPDAWQG; via the coding sequence ATGTCTGATCTTTATCTTGTCACGCCTGCTGTGTCTGATGCGCAGGCTTTTTTACCTGTCCTTGAGGCAGGTTTGGCCCACCATCAGCCCGCAGCTTTGTTGCTGCGGCTGGCGGATATGCCTGCCTCTACAGCCCGGCAGGCCGTGCTGCTTCTTAAGCCGGTTATTCAGGCGCGTGATATCGCCCTGATGCTGGAAAACGCTCCCACTCTTGCGCAGGAAACCGGGTGCGATGGCGTGCACCTGTCTGCGTCATATACAGCGGCTTCTGTAAAAGATGTGCGGCGTATTATTGGGCCGGACCTCCAGCTTGGTGTGGCTGTAGGGGAAAGCCGTGATGCCGCCATGTGCGCTGGTGAAGATGGCGCAGATTACATCTGCTTTGGCGCAGAAGATGGGGCATCGCTTGAAACTGTTTCTGCTCTTACACGCTGGTGGTCTTTAATGATGGAACTGCCCGTGGTGGCGCAGGCGCAAACACCGGCTGATCTGGCGGTGTTAAATGCCAGCGGGGCAGATTTTGTTATGCCCTCCAAACAGTGGTGGCAGCAGCCAGATGCGTGGCAGGGCTGA
- a CDS encoding lysine-2,3-aminomutase-like protein — protein sequence MSFPVKPSFSRRKTLRTPDDLIAAGLVPPKQREMLDAVAQHYATAIPPAFLDVITAPDDPIGVQVVPSAQELEIAPEERSDPIGDNALSPVPGIVHRYADRALLKPLLICPLYCRFCFRREHVGPDGGVLDDAALEQALEWLRTHEQIREVILTGGDPLMLSPRRLGDIVAALSAMPHVTTIRVHSRVPVADPERVTDALLDALETDKAMWMAVHINHAREMSEPARACLKRIVRRGIPLLGQSVLLRGVNDSEQALEDLFRAMVETRMRPYYLHQLDPAPGTAHFHVPVEEGQRLLAGLRGRVTGLAWPLYVLDIPGGYGKVPLGPEYVQGPKQVKDPKGTTHKLDRL from the coding sequence ATGTCTTTCCCGGTCAAGCCCTCTTTTTCGCGGCGCAAAACATTGCGCACCCCGGATGATCTGATAGCAGCCGGTTTGGTGCCCCCCAAACAGCGCGAGATGTTGGATGCTGTTGCCCAGCATTATGCCACGGCCATTCCACCAGCTTTTCTGGATGTAATCACCGCGCCAGATGATCCGATAGGTGTGCAGGTTGTGCCCTCCGCGCAGGAACTGGAGATTGCTCCAGAGGAACGCTCTGACCCTATTGGGGATAACGCGCTTTCACCTGTTCCCGGCATTGTGCACCGTTATGCAGATCGGGCGCTGTTGAAGCCCTTGCTGATCTGCCCGCTTTATTGTCGGTTCTGTTTTAGGCGCGAGCATGTGGGGCCAGATGGCGGTGTGTTGGATGATGCCGCACTGGAACAGGCGCTGGAGTGGCTGCGCACGCATGAGCAGATTCGCGAAGTGATTCTGACGGGGGGAGATCCACTTATGCTCTCTCCGCGCCGGCTGGGGGATATTGTGGCAGCGCTTTCAGCCATGCCGCATGTCACCACCATTCGGGTGCATAGCCGCGTGCCCGTGGCCGACCCTGAGCGTGTAACAGATGCCCTGCTGGATGCGCTGGAAACAGATAAAGCTATGTGGATGGCCGTGCACATCAACCACGCGCGGGAAATGTCCGAACCCGCACGGGCATGTCTTAAGCGCATTGTGCGCAGGGGTATTCCGCTACTGGGGCAGTCTGTTTTGCTGCGTGGTGTGAATGATAGCGAGCAGGCGCTGGAAGATCTGTTCCGCGCCATGGTGGAAACCCGTATGCGCCCGTATTATTTGCACCAGCTGGACCCGGCCCCCGGCACAGCGCATTTTCATGTGCCGGTAGAGGAAGGGCAGCGCTTGCTGGCAGGTTTGCGCGGGCGCGTAACCGGTTTGGCGTGGCCGCTCTATGTGCTGGATATTCCCGGGGGCTACGGCAAGGTGCCGTTGGGGCCTGAGTATGTGCAAGGCCCCAAGCAGGTGAAAGACCCTAAAGGAACCACCCACAAGTTGGACCGGCTATAG
- a CDS encoding TIGR00282 family metallophosphoesterase, whose translation MRLLFLGDIVGRTGREAVLSRLPALREKLALDLVVVNAENASHGFGLSPAIATSLLQGGVDVLTLGNHAWDRRDLIGHITSEPRIVRPLNYPPGTPGQGSVVVELADGRKVLVVNVMGRLFMDPLDDPFRCMNELLNKHRLGATIQAAIVDVHAEATSEKWAMGHMLDGRVSLVVGTHTHTPTADHRILAGGTAFQTDAGMCGDYDSVIGMTKEPAVTRFVRKMPGERLQPAEGEATICGIMVETEDATGLARRVAPLRQGGLLAQTLPDF comes from the coding sequence GTGAGACTCCTTTTTCTGGGTGATATTGTTGGCCGCACAGGCCGTGAAGCCGTTTTAAGCCGCCTGCCCGCTCTGCGTGAAAAACTGGCGCTGGATCTGGTTGTGGTAAATGCCGAAAACGCTAGCCATGGCTTTGGCCTTTCCCCCGCTATTGCCACCTCTCTGCTGCAAGGTGGTGTGGATGTGCTCACCCTGGGCAACCATGCGTGGGATAGGCGCGATCTGATCGGGCATATTACCTCCGAACCCCGCATTGTGCGCCCACTCAACTATCCCCCCGGCACGCCCGGCCAAGGGAGCGTGGTGGTAGAACTGGCAGATGGCCGCAAAGTCCTTGTGGTCAACGTTATGGGCCGTTTGTTTATGGACCCGTTGGATGACCCATTCCGGTGCATGAATGAACTGTTAAACAAGCATCGCCTTGGCGCCACCATACAGGCGGCCATTGTGGATGTGCATGCAGAAGCCACGAGCGAAAAGTGGGCTATGGGCCATATGCTGGATGGCCGCGTTTCTTTGGTTGTGGGCACGCATACGCATACCCCTACGGCAGACCATCGGATTCTGGCAGGTGGCACTGCGTTCCAGACAGATGCAGGCATGTGCGGAGATTACGACAGCGTTATTGGCATGACCAAGGAACCTGCAGTTACACGCTTTGTGCGTAAGATGCCGGGCGAACGCCTGCAACCCGCTGAAGGTGAAGCCACAATATGCGGAATTATGGTGGAAACAGAAGATGCCACCGGCCTTGCCCGCCGTGTGGCTCCCCTGCGCCAAGGTGGCCTGCTGGCCCAGACGCTGCCTGATTTTTAA
- a CDS encoding DUF2501 domain-containing protein, whose product MLAMAAGVVAAPAVHAQGFGGGLGSIGKSALSGAESGVESQGASMASSMLPSLSSASTGNLAGILGYCVQNNVLQQSSSTAQSVLGSLTQQPGVTSSSAYEAGQRGLLQTGNNQMFSLANLKGELKTKLCSMVLDKAQSAL is encoded by the coding sequence ATGCTGGCTATGGCTGCTGGTGTTGTGGCTGCTCCGGCTGTGCATGCACAGGGTTTTGGTGGTGGACTGGGCTCTATCGGCAAAAGTGCTCTGTCTGGTGCTGAAAGCGGTGTGGAAAGCCAGGGTGCAAGCATGGCATCCAGCATGTTGCCAAGCCTTTCTTCTGCCAGCACGGGCAACCTGGCCGGTATTCTTGGTTACTGCGTGCAGAACAATGTGCTCCAGCAGAGCTCTTCTACAGCGCAATCCGTTCTGGGTAGCCTGACACAGCAGCCGGGTGTGACATCTTCCAGCGCATATGAAGCTGGCCAGCGCGGCCTGTTGCAGACCGGCAATAACCAGATGTTCTCCTTGGCGAACCTTAAGGGTGAACTCAAAACCAAGCTGTGCAGCATGGTGCTGGATAAGGCGCAGTCTGCCCTTTAA
- a CDS encoding NUDIX hydrolase has translation MVSAQPTLPAVGCGAAILNDAGHILLIRRLKQPEAGCWGLPGGKVDPFETVPAAVIREVQEETGLAVQLGALLCVVDQIDPAAGAHWVAPVYKVRQYTGQPHICEPHKHDGLEWFALDALPQSLTIATQQAVAALKDQSA, from the coding sequence GTGGTGAGCGCGCAGCCGACTTTACCAGCAGTAGGATGTGGCGCAGCTATTCTGAATGATGCTGGCCACATTCTGCTGATACGCCGCCTTAAACAGCCAGAAGCAGGGTGCTGGGGCTTACCGGGCGGGAAGGTGGATCCGTTTGAAACCGTACCGGCTGCCGTTATCCGCGAAGTGCAGGAAGAAACCGGCTTAGCCGTGCAGTTGGGTGCGTTGCTTTGCGTGGTGGATCAGATTGATCCGGCAGCAGGCGCGCATTGGGTTGCCCCAGTTTACAAGGTGCGGCAGTACACCGGACAGCCCCATATCTGCGAGCCACATAAGCATGATGGGCTGGAATGGTTTGCGTTAGATGCGCTGCCCCAGTCCCTTACCATTGCCACACAGCAAGCTGTAGCTGCCTTGAAAGATCAGTCAGCCTAA